One Maribacter sp. HTCC2170 genomic window, GCAACTTTTCCATAAATAAAAACTGAGTTGTTAGAAAGCGTGACATCCTGTAATTCCGGATAGTTGAACAAATCTACTTTATGGGCGAAATTTTTGGTTTCTTCTGGAAACTCAATATCCAATGTACTAATCTTGGTTATAGTATCTATAATTGTACTTGGTCCCTTTATCGTAATCATAGCCGGCTCAATCTTCAGCGGCCCATCCAATATATAATTCTGGGCAAGGTTTATTTTAACTCTCGAATTTACTGGGATTTTCTTCGTGGTCACTTGTGTAAACTCAAAAAACAAAGTATCCCGATCTATTTCTAGCAATGTCATAGAACGTAATTGTTTATCTATTTGCTTTCTATAAACACTCTGTGGAATGAAGTATTTGGTATTAGTTCGACTGGCAGAAGACAAATCAATTTTCACCTCTTTGTTTTTCACATTAAAACCAAGGAACTGAAACCCGTTAGCCTGTACCTTAACATCAACTTGGCTTTTAGATACTTTGGACAACAATAAACTGTCAGGAACATTAACGTACACTAAGTTGAAGGTAGCATTATCTATATAGGATTCTGAAAGGTTACTGATAAACCAAATCAAACTTGAGCAAATCAAGAACATCAAAAACATTTTTGCTTTTCGTCTTTTTAGTAAGTTCTTGATTTTTAGTATCACCTTGTAAATGTTCTAATTGAAAAATAGCTTGGGAAACAAATCTTGAGGTTTCTTACTGCTAAAATTAATCCAAAAGGTTGATTTAAGAAAACCATAGCCATAACCAATAAATTGAATGCATACTGCAATAATAGAAAGGATAGCCACAGAGAAGTTTTTGTTTTCTCTAAGTGAATCAAAAAATACCAAAGCAAAATATAACAAGTAGAATGCCATTGGCCATAGAATACCAACAATCAACAATAAGGTAGCCCCGATAAAACCTAAACAAAATAAGGTCGGAAACCAATAGGTAATTTTGGCCGTCCCCTTATGCCACTTATTTAAAATAGGACGCACCATACCAAATTTATTCACCTGAATGAAGAATTTATTCCAATCTATTCTTCTTTTATGGTACACAAATGCTTCAGGAATCAATTTAGTTTCATAGCCTTTATTCCAAATACGAATTGTCAAATCGGGATCTTCCCCAGGGTGAATCTTGCCGTACCCTCCTACCCTTTCGAAAGCTTCCTTGGAAATTCCCATGTTAAAACTTCGTGGCTGAAATTTATCCACCGAAGACTTACCGCCACGAATTCCTCCAGTCGAAAAAACAGATGTCATGGCATAGTTAATCGCCTTCTGAACAGTTGAGAAGGATTCATGAGCAGCGTCTGGGCCACCAAAACAATGCACAAAACTATCTGCAAGCGATTTGGCTGCTTCGTCCAAATACTGTGGTGGCAAGATACAATCGGAATCCAAAACAATGAAATAGTTACCCTTGGCTCTTTCCATACCATAATTTCGAGAGTCCCCAGGCCCTGAATTTTCTTTTTTTAAATAGGAAATATTCAGATTATTATTGAACATATTAATGATTTCCGCTGAATCAACAGTTGAACCATCTTCAACAATTACAATTTCGAAGGAATCTTGATAGGTTTGATCAACCAGACTTTCCAACAGCTCCTTTATTTCATTGGGCCTATTATAAACAGGTATTATAAATGAAAAAGAAAGGTTCATACAAAGACTTGAAATTGGTTACAAAACCCTATCATAACTAAATAATAGTAATCTACCATTCCAGATTCAGTTGAAATGGAACAATAGAAACGCTCTTTAGACAAATTTATCCATTACCTCCTGGCTTACTCCAGTATTCGAGAATCCGCCATCATGAAAAAGATTTTGCATTGTCACTTTCTTGGTAAGATCAGAGAAAAGTGTCAATGTGTAATCCGCACATTCCAAAGCCGTTGCGTTCCCAAGAGGCGACATTTGTTCAGCATAACTGATAAAACCGTCAAACCCTTTAACCCCTTGACCTGCAGTAGTTGGTGTTGGCGATTGAGAAATCGTATTAACCCTAACTTTCTTTTCTTTTCCGAAGAAATATCCAAAGCTACGAGCAACAGATTCTAAATAAGCTTTATTATCAGCCATATCATTATAATCAGGAAAAGAACGCTGGGCAGCCATGTAGGTCAAAGCAACAATACTTCCCCATTCGTTCATGGCATCCGCTTTATGCAAGCTTTGCATTACCCTATGAAAAGATAAAGCTGAAACGTCAAATCCTTTATGTGTAAAATCGTAATTCTGGTCGGTATATGCACGCCCTTTACGAACGTTGATAGACATACCGATGGAGTGAAGTACAAAATCTATTTTTCCTCCAAGAATTTCCATAGATTGGCTTACTAAATTATCAAGGTCTTCCATGTTGGTAGCATCGGCTGGCACAATTTGAGAACCGGTCTTTTCTGCCAACTCATTTATTTGTCCCATTCTCATTGCTATAGGTGCATTGGTCAAAACAAATGTACCACCTTCTTCATGTACTCTTTCTGCAGTCTTCCAAGCAATTGAATTTGAATCCAACGCCCCGAAAATAATTCCTTTCTTACCCTTTAATAAATTATAAGCCATGTTCTAGTTTTCTTAGTTTGATATTGTGGTCAAAGATATTTAAATAAGTTGAATAAAATAGATTGTAAAAAGTGAAATGAAAAAGGTCTCAATTCAGTAATTCTTTGGCATGCGCAAGGGCCGAATCTGATAGATCCTTACCGCCTAACATCTCTGCAAGTTCCACTACCCTTTCATCCTGCGAAAGCTCCTTCATATTGGTATGGGTCAATTGGTCACGATCCTCTTTATATACTTTGAAATGATGGTTGCCCTTAGATGCTACCTGTGGTAAATGCGTAATTGAGAAAACCTGCATGGTTTTACTCATTTCGAGCATTATATCAGCCATTCGATTCGATATTTCTCCAGAAACCCCAGTATCAATCTCATCGAACATCATTGTTGGTAAATTCTCATATTTTGCCAGGATTGATTTAATCGTTAGCATAATTCGCGAAAGTTCTCCACCCGAAGCCACTTTTTTAATATCGCCAAAATCGGTTCCTTTATTAGCTGAAAACAAAAATGATAATTCATCCTGACCATTCTTTTTAAAATCTTCTGATGGACTCCATTCAATTTTGAATTGTGCACTTGGCATCCCCAACAAACTTAACTGTTCTTCTAATTGTTTTTTTAGCTCTGGCGTTACTTTTTGTCTTTCCTTTGAAATCAATGCGGCTAATTTGTTCAATAGTGATTTCTGCTTGACCAATTCATCACGTTTAGCATCAATCGCAGACTCGATGTTCTCTGTAGCATCTACTTTGACCGCAAGCTCCTCCTTTATTTGCAATAAAACTGAAATTTCCTGGGTTCCGTGCTTTTTTTGAAGATTATAAAGCAGTTGTAATTTGGTATTTACTTCATCCAATAATCCAGGATTCATATCTGCGTGCTCCATAAGTTCTTGAAATTCTGAACTTATATCATCCGCCTCAATAAAAACAGATTGAATTCTTTCGCTCAAGGCCTCATAGGCCGTTCCATACCCCGAAAGTCTTGTCGATACTTGCTTTAACTCAGTAAGTAAATTTAAAATGCCAACTTGATCATCATTCAAAACATTATGCCCTTTGGACAATTGTTCAACAATGGTTTCTACATTACTCAATTGCTGGTATTGCTCTTCCAATTGTTCAAGCATACCATCCTCCAATTTTGCCCCTTCCAACTCATTCAACAAAAAACTATTATACTCATGTTCTTTGATGGCGTTGCTTTGAAAATCCATTAATCTATCCAGTTCTTTTACAATGCTTTGATAAGTTCTCAAATGACCCTGATAATCCTTCAAGGCTTCACCATTATTTGCAAGGGAATCAATCACTTTAAACTGAAATTCATTTTCAGCCAATCGCAAGGTTTGATGTTGAGAATGAACATCTATCAATCTCGCTCCAAGTTTGGACAACACATCAAGATTAACGGGTGTATCATTAATAAAGGCTCTAGATTTTCCGCTTGGCAAAATCTCCCTTCTAATAATCGTGGTTTTTTCGTAGTCTAAATCATTGTTCTTGAAAAAGGATTCAAGATTATATTGTTCTATTTCAAACTCACTTTCGATTATACATTTTTCGTTTTTATCCCGGAGTGTTGAAAGATCTGCTCGTTTACCCAGAACCAGTGAAAGCCCGCCCAATAAAATTGATTTACCAGCACCCGTTTCCCCTGTAATACAGGTAAATCCATTGGCAAATGAAACATTCAGCCCATCGATCAATGCATAATTTTTAATAGAAAGATTACTCAGCAAAACTTAAATTTAGGATTGCTGTAAAGATAATTTTTATTTCAGTTGAAAAAAACGGAGGCTAATATTTTATATTATTCCAAGTGCTGGAATATAAAGGAGCTATACGATTTAGAGTTTCCTTTAGCTTAACAATATCAACTTTTGGCCCGTCTGAGAAAACGTTCTGTATTTCGTCTGACTTGGCGTCGAAGAATGTCGAAATCAAAAATGCATTGGGCCTTCTTTTAATCATTGTTTCAAACAATTTCATAGTTCCGGCAATCACTTGTTTACCTGTACTATTGTTGTCGGCAAGAATATCTATGCCCTTTCTGTGATAGTTGTACATTGCAACGCGATATTCTCTATATGTGTTGGACATTAGGTTATCAACCAGTTCAAATCTACTTCTATCAGAAGATTGGCTCCAACCAGCCGAATTACTACTTTGTGCTTGGGTTAC contains:
- a CDS encoding YbbR-like domain-containing protein — encoded protein: MFLICSSLIWFISNLSESYIDNATFNLVYVNVPDSLLLSKVSKSQVDVKVQANGFQFLGFNVKNKEVKIDLSSASRTNTKYFIPQSVYRKQIDKQLRSMTLLEIDRDTLFFEFTQVTTKKIPVNSRVKINLAQNYILDGPLKIEPAMITIKGPSTIIDTITKISTLDIEFPEETKNFAHKVDLFNYPELQDVTLSNNSVFIYGKVARFSEKIIDVPIKVINLPDGFEIRTFPDAASVLCRAKIDNLKNLDSTGFEVVADYNSIKDNTSKTINLQLLKAPESLHSASLNESQIEFILKRQ
- a CDS encoding glycosyltransferase, which produces MNLSFSFIIPVYNRPNEIKELLESLVDQTYQDSFEIVIVEDGSTVDSAEIINMFNNNLNISYLKKENSGPGDSRNYGMERAKGNYFIVLDSDCILPPQYLDEAAKSLADSFVHCFGGPDAAHESFSTVQKAINYAMTSVFSTGGIRGGKSSVDKFQPRSFNMGISKEAFERVGGYGKIHPGEDPDLTIRIWNKGYETKLIPEAFVYHKRRIDWNKFFIQVNKFGMVRPILNKWHKGTAKITYWFPTLFCLGFIGATLLLIVGILWPMAFYLLYFALVFFDSLRENKNFSVAILSIIAVCIQFIGYGYGFLKSTFWINFSSKKPQDLFPKLFFN
- a CDS encoding enoyl-ACP reductase gives rise to the protein MAYNLLKGKKGIIFGALDSNSIAWKTAERVHEEGGTFVLTNAPIAMRMGQINELAEKTGSQIVPADATNMEDLDNLVSQSMEILGGKIDFVLHSIGMSINVRKGRAYTDQNYDFTHKGFDVSALSFHRVMQSLHKADAMNEWGSIVALTYMAAQRSFPDYNDMADNKAYLESVARSFGYFFGKEKKVRVNTISQSPTPTTAGQGVKGFDGFISYAEQMSPLGNATALECADYTLTLFSDLTKKVTMQNLFHDGGFSNTGVSQEVMDKFV
- the recN gene encoding DNA repair protein RecN, which encodes MLSNLSIKNYALIDGLNVSFANGFTCITGETGAGKSILLGGLSLVLGKRADLSTLRDKNEKCIIESEFEIEQYNLESFFKNNDLDYEKTTIIRREILPSGKSRAFINDTPVNLDVLSKLGARLIDVHSQHQTLRLAENEFQFKVIDSLANNGEALKDYQGHLRTYQSIVKELDRLMDFQSNAIKEHEYNSFLLNELEGAKLEDGMLEQLEEQYQQLSNVETIVEQLSKGHNVLNDDQVGILNLLTELKQVSTRLSGYGTAYEALSERIQSVFIEADDISSEFQELMEHADMNPGLLDEVNTKLQLLYNLQKKHGTQEISVLLQIKEELAVKVDATENIESAIDAKRDELVKQKSLLNKLAALISKERQKVTPELKKQLEEQLSLLGMPSAQFKIEWSPSEDFKKNGQDELSFLFSANKGTDFGDIKKVASGGELSRIMLTIKSILAKYENLPTMMFDEIDTGVSGEISNRMADIMLEMSKTMQVFSITHLPQVASKGNHHFKVYKEDRDQLTHTNMKELSQDERVVELAEMLGGKDLSDSALAHAKELLN